The nucleotide sequence GAGCTGCTCAAAGAGGGGGTCCTTTTGGCCCACTCCCATGGCGGAAAATCCCTGACCCCGAAACACGGCTGGCCCCTGCGCCTGGTGGTGCCCCATTTATATTTTTGGAAATCGGCCAAATGGGTGCGGGGACTCGAGTTTTTGGCGGAGGATGTGCCGGGATATTGGGAGGAGCGCGGGTATCACATGCTCGGGGACCCCTGGCGCTCCCAGCGGTACAGGGATGATCCGGAGTGGGTGAATGGTGATCTGCAAAGGGCGCAACGAGGGGTATTCAGGTGGTATGTCGACGGGGAAAGGTGAGAAGGGACCGATGGTTCGCGTGTTTGTGTACGGAACGCTTTTGGTGGGGGAGGCAAATCACGGGGTGGCCGCTCCCTATCTACTCAGCGTTCGCCCGGGCCGGGTGCGGGGGCGGTTGTACGACGTGGGGGCGTACCCGGCGCTGGTGTTGGACGAGGCGGCGGGGGAAGTGGAAGGCGAGTGGTTCGAGGTGACGCCGGAGGGGCTTCGGGCCATGGATGACCTGGAAGAATACCGGGGCCCGGGTCAGAAAAATGCCTATGAGCGGGTGTGGGTCCGGGACGCCCGGGAGGAGCGGTCCGGATGGGTGTACGTGTGGTTGGATTCCCGGGGGTATCCGGAGATTCCAGCGGGGTCATGGCGGGAATGGGTCGGTCGGGGGAGGTAGGGGGGTGTTGCCTTTGGACGTGAAACGACGGCCTGATGGTTCTTGGGTACGTCTCGGAGCCCGTGCGACGAAGGTGGAATTCGGTTTTATGGTAGCTAATTAGTAGTTACTTGACAAAAGAAAGATTGGAGTGGTACTATAGTGCTATAAAAACCATTTTCATCATAAGAGCGAAAGGTGGAGGTTGGTATGACCTGGCTGTGGTTGGTGGGGCGAGTTGTATTTGGAGTTTATTTCATTCTGGATGGTATTCTTCATTTTACTCGATTTGAAAGCACAAAACAGTACGCTGCCTATAAAGGGATCCCTGTGCCGGGATTTTCAGTCGCTGTAACCGGCCTATTGTTGCTGGCCGGGGGGTTGAGTATTTTGACGGGTTACTGGGTTCAACCCCTTTTAATCCTGTTGGCCATTTTTCTGGTGGCTGCGGCGGTGTGGGTGCACAACTTTTGGACCGTGGAAGATGCTCAAGGGAAAGCCACGGAAATGGCTCATTTTACCAAAAATATTGCCCTTGCTTCCGCGGCGCTGATGATGTTGGCGATTTCCCAATGGTCTTGGACGACTTTTTAAGGGAAGTCACCTGTGAATGAGTGAGTTCAGGGATCCAATTGTGGATCAATCTTCGGGACGGCATATCCATCAAAGACGGTCCACGTATCGGTTGTGACCCCGTTGCATCTTGTTTTCTTTGCCGGAGAGCCGCTTGGCGAACAGCCCGCATTTCGAGGCAGTTTTGTGGACTGATCCAGTGAACAGATGCCGGCACGGCGCCATGGCGGAAGTGGACCGGGCGGGGCCGGGTTTGGAACGATGGTGTCGGTGCGGGTGGATGGGTGGGGACTGTTTCATAAATGGATCGGCCATGGAGTTGAATCGGGTGGCGGTTCCGATGGGCTGATGTTTTTCTGGCCCACTTCGGAGTACCGCCACCCTTTTGTCACATAAATAGCCTGAAAGGGCTACGGGCAAATATTGCGTGATGCGTTACGGTGAAGGCAGGGGGAAGGCCGGGTCGGGCACGGCGGGGTTGCCGCACAGCAGGGAGGAGGTGTCGCTGATTGGTCAGGGAAGAGTTTCCATCCCGTGGCGGGCTTTGCTGGTGATGTTCGGGCTGTTGGTATGGAGCGTGCCGGTGTACGCCGAAGAGGGTTCCGACAGTCTTCAGGCCGTAATCGACCGGGCACCGCCCGGATCCACGGTGAAGATCGCCCCGGGGACGTATGCCGGTCCCATCACCCTGGCAAAGCCCATCACCCTTTTTGGAGGTCCGGGGGTGCGAATCGTAAACGGGGGCGGGGGTTCGGAAGACCGGCCGCTGCTCTTGTTGCAAACAAGCGGAGCGAACGTCCAGGGGGTGCGGCTAGAAGACAAACTCAGTCTGCCGAAGCACGCCACTGTGGAGGTTCGCGGCGACAACAACGTATTGTCCGACCTGACGATAGCCACTGCCGGTATCGGGATCCGGCTTCAGGGTGCCGATGGCAACAAGATCCGGGGGGTGCATATCCAGGGAACGGGGGTCGGGCGATCCGGCGGGACGGTGTTCACCGTCGGGAACGGCATTGAACTGTGGAATTCTAACGACAACCGGGTGGAGAATTGTCGAATCGCCAAGGTTCAGGACGGGGTGTATCTCGATACCAGCCGCCGAAACCAGGTGCTCAATAATGTCGTTCAGGACTCTCACTACGCGGTACACCTCATGTTCACCGGTGAGAGTGACATCTCGGGCAATCGCTTCGCGCGAAACATCACCGGGGTCATGGTCATGGGGGACGACGGCAGCCGGGTCATCGGCAATCACATCGAGAAACAAGCCGCCAATGTACAGGCCCAAGGGATTCTGGTGTATGATTCCCACCACTGCCTGATTGCCGAGAACCACGTCATCGGCAACCGCATCGGGTTCTATGTGGATCAGGCCAGCCAGAATCGTTTTGTCGACAATACGATTGCGCAAAATTTCTTGGGACTCTATATGACAGCGTCCCGTGACAACGATTTTAATCGCAACTTGTGGGTCGGGAATGTCGTTCAGGCCCAGGCGATCTCCAGTCGGGACAATCGCATGGCGGGTAATTACTGGGATGACCTGCAGGGACTCGATGCGGACGGAGATGGGCGGTCTGACCTTCCTTACCAGGCCTCTCCTTTCCTGTTAGCG is from Kyrpidia tusciae DSM 2912 and encodes:
- a CDS encoding gamma-glutamylcyclotransferase family protein produces the protein MVRVFVYGTLLVGEANHGVAAPYLLSVRPGRVRGRLYDVGAYPALVLDEAAGEVEGEWFEVTPEGLRAMDDLEEYRGPGQKNAYERVWVRDAREERSGWVYVWLDSRGYPEIPAGSWREWVGRGR
- a CDS encoding DoxX family protein; amino-acid sequence: MTWLWLVGRVVFGVYFILDGILHFTRFESTKQYAAYKGIPVPGFSVAVTGLLLLAGGLSILTGYWVQPLLILLAIFLVAAAVWVHNFWTVEDAQGKATEMAHFTKNIALASAALMMLAISQWSWTTF
- a CDS encoding right-handed parallel beta-helix repeat-containing protein, with the translated sequence MSLIGQGRVSIPWRALLVMFGLLVWSVPVYAEEGSDSLQAVIDRAPPGSTVKIAPGTYAGPITLAKPITLFGGPGVRIVNGGGGSEDRPLLLLQTSGANVQGVRLEDKLSLPKHATVEVRGDNNVLSDLTIATAGIGIRLQGADGNKIRGVHIQGTGVGRSGGTVFTVGNGIELWNSNDNRVENCRIAKVQDGVYLDTSRRNQVLNNVVQDSHYAVHLMFTGESDISGNRFARNITGVMVMGDDGSRVIGNHIEKQAANVQAQGILVYDSHHCLIAENHVIGNRIGFYVDQASQNRFVDNTIAQNFLGLYMTASRDNDFNRNLWVGNVVQAQAISSRDNRMAGNYWDDLQGLDADGDGRSDLPYQASPFLLALTRAVPAYQIFFQAPGTFVLEQLFAGDTRRWLTDTAPLMKPPDTATASAPPMDKTVPLVSFFLLGLGLYPFLHHRPGV